In the Natrinema sp. CBA1119 genome, CTCGCTCGGCGGCTACGCGGTTACGGAGTACGCTCATCGCCATCCCGACGAGGTCGACGCGCTGGTGCTGTCGGGGAGCAGCGTGAACCCGGTGAAGACGATGGAACTCGGCACGCGACTGACCGGGGGGCTGTCCCGGCTTCTGACGAAACCCGATATCGGAAAGCGCGCCGTCGAGAAACTCGCGACGCGCTGGGTGCGGAATCGGGACCTCCCACCGGATATCGAGCGGGAAATCATCGACGCCGGCTTCTATCCGAAGCAGTTCGGCGACGCGGGGCCGGACATCGCGGGCGAGGATTTCCGGGCGAAACTCTCGACGTACCCCGGCTCGACGCTCATTCTCAACGGCGAGAACGACAAGCTGATGCGCCGCGGCGAGCGGGCCCACGCCGGGGCTGCGCGGGACGGCCGCGTGGAAGTACTCGCGGATGCCGGCCACATCTGTAACCTCCACCGACCGGCGACGTACACGGATCGGGTTCGACGGTTCGTTCAGCAGACCGTCCCCACGAAACAGTAAGACAGGACGGGGGTGATCGTCGTCGGGCGCGTGTGCTCAAGCGTCGGTCGCCGCGGCGGTTCACGAACGCCGATCGCCGATCGCATTGCGCAGCCGACCGGGGAGTCCGAGCAGAGAGATTCCGAACCCGAACAGCACCATCAGCACGTACAGGCCGAGCGTCGAGGTCCAGACGACGAACATCGCGAGGATCGACCAGCCGCCCGCCAGGAAGTAAAACGCCGCGATCGACATCGCGGTTCCGTACAGCAAGACGAGGTATGGCCCCCAATCGGTCGCGTGGCCGCGTCGTACTCGCCGTCGAACGTAGCGTTTGAGCTCGCTCTCGAGAGATTCTTTCCTGACGGTTCGGCTCTCGACGTCGTCCTCGAAGGCGTCGACGCGATCGCGCAGTCGCTCGATCTCTTCGCGCAGTACCTCGGGGTCGTCCGCGCGGTCGCGCGTCCGAGCGCTCGTTCGACTCGCCCTCGCGCTGGCGCGGTCACTGGCCCGGTCCTCCGTGGCCCCCTCGTCGGCACCCGTGGCGTCGTCGGTCATCGCTTCTGTCGGAATCTGTCGATGTCCGGGACTTTGTAGCTGCCGATCCACTTCACGGTTGGCGAGGACTGCGTTGAGGACCGCACCGAAGACGAGGATGATCGCGCCGGCGTAGAGCCAGACGAGGACGAGGAACACGGCCCCGAGCGCACCGTAGACCGCGTACTCCGACAGCAGGCCGGCGTACAGCGAGAACGTCCGGCTCAGGACGAACCAGCCGACCGCGGCGATGACCGTCCCCGGTGCGGCCTCGCGGATCCCGACGTTCGCGTCCGGGAAGATCACGTACAGCGGGAGAAAGGTGACGAACAGCCCCAAGACGACGAACAGCTGTCCCACGACCGCCACCGCGATCGTCACCTCGAGCCCCGGCAGGAATCGAACGACCAGCTCGAGCGCCCCTAGCAGCGCGAGACCGACCGCGATGACGATCGAGACGATCGTCGCGTCCCAGATCGTATCCAGCAGCGACTTCTCGCCGACCGTCCCGTAGACCTGCGAGAAGGCCCGGTCGAGCCCTCGGAGGACGCGGCTCGAGCCCCACAGCAGGCCGAGGATGCCGACGACAGTCGCCCCGCGCCGCCCGGTCTCGTCGGTGACGGCGTCGGCCAGCAGTGTCTGGGCCTGGACGGTGAGGATGTCGGTCGCGGCCGCGGAGAGGCGGTCCGCGAGGGCCTCGCCGCCGATCGACGCCGCGAGGCCGAGCGCCAGCAACATGAGCGGTACCAGCGAGAGAAAGCCGTAGAAGGCGACCCCGGCCGCCAGCAGCGTCAACTGCTGGTCCTTCGCGAGCCGAAGGACTCGTCTCGTCAGGTCCACCCCTCGTCCCCGATTGATCACGACCCGCCGTTCGAGGTACCGCCCAATATGTAATCACCGAACACAGGTCCCCAACGGGACGTTACGTCCGGACGGACCGTCCGTACTCTCGAGCCGGTGCGGCCCGGCGACCTGTAGCGGTCGGTTTCGGGCGGCCCGGATCGATAGCGTCACGCTATCGGTCGTCTCCCGTGATCTCGTGACGATCACGCAAACGACGAGCTTCTTTGTGTTGAATATCCAATGCCATCGCATGGAGCAACGACGCTGTCCCGACTGCGGCGTGACGATGGAGGAGACGAAGGTCCGCGACACCGAGTCGAGTCGGCTGTTGATCTCGACCGGGAAACGCGACGGGCTGTTGGGAACGATCGGCCTGGAGAACAGGGCGGAGCTACAGGGCGTCTGCTGTCCCGAGTGCGGGCTCGTTCGCCTCTACGCTGACCTCGAGTAGCCTACGCTGACCTCAAGTAGCGGACTCGCGGCGACGCCCGAGACTCGGACCCGACTGTTCAGTCGAGGTTTCCTTCGGTTGCCGCGCGGATCTCGCCCACGCTGGCGTCCGTCTTGAACGTCGTTCCCCCATAGTGGGCTCTCGAGGCCGCATACCCCGCCTCGCGAAGATCGGTCAGGAACTCATCCATCGCGTTCGCGGGCAGTCCCCAGTTCCGACAGAGCTTGTGCTGGTCGTAGTGTGTCGGCTCGTCCAGTTCGGCCGAGAGCGCGTCGCAGAGCTCTCGAGCCTTAGGTGCGGTATCGAACGTGTACGGAATTTCGTCGCGGACCGCGGCGACGAACGTGGGATTCCGGACGGGGCCGAGCCAGACGGGACCGGCGGTGAGCATTCGATTCCCGCCACAATGGGGACACGTCTCGAGCGGATCGGCGATCAGTCCGGAATCGCTCTCCCGGTAGAGACAGTCTTCGCAGTGGTAGAGGTGGCCTAACTCGTCGATCGCGGCGTCGGCCGCAGTGGGCTTGTGCTCGAGCTCGAGGTAGGTCCGAACGTAGTGGCTGGTCGCGTGGGTCAAGAGCGGTTCGACGCCGACGTCGACGCGCGCGGCGCTGCGTGCGAGTGCCGAAATAAGGATTCGAACGCCCATCTCCGCGTGGTAGTCCGTGTTCCGGGGGATCGCGGAATAGGAGCGGACGCCGCTGTTGAAGTGAGCCCCGCACAGCGGCGCGGTGTCCGTCGCGGTGACGCAGACGAGGTCCCGACAGTTCGCGAAGGCCGCGTCGGCGAACGGCATCGGCGTCCCGTAGGGGTCGAGATCGATCACGTCGAACGGCTCCTCGTGCATGAGGGCGGAGACGTTGCGGTGTTCGACCCGCGCCCGCTCGTCGCAGTCGTTTCGCTCGAGGTTCTCCCGCGCGAGGGCGACCGCCTCCTCGTCGACGTCACAGCAGGTGACCTCCCAGCCGTCGGCGGCGGCCCTGACGCCGCGGACGCCGCTCGCGGTCATCGCGTCCAGATACGAAGTGGCGCGATCCTCGCGCTCGCGATAGGCTCGCAGCGTCGCGATCGTCAGATCCCGGTTCAGTTCCTGTCGCGGATTGTAGAAGACCGCCTCCTCGATGCCCTCGGTCTGCTCGCCGGGGACCTCGAGTTCGACCCCGCCCTCAGTGACGCGCATACCACGTCTCGTCGGTAGCGGGCGAAAAGCGGTGTGGTCTCGCGCGACTCGAGCGGCCGGAAACCGGGGCGGATCCGGTCGGTCCACGGTCGCGGTACAACAACCAAACCGATTTTACAGTTGGGGACACAGTTCCGTTCGTGTCGGAGGCCAACCCCGTCGAGCGATGGCAAGCCGCCCTCGAGGAAGCCGGCGAACTCACGCCCGCGATTGTCGGCGACATCTCGCAGGTCCACGGCGACCGCGGGGTTCGCGCCATCGAGGCGGTTGGCGAAAACCGAGTGAAGGCCTACCGGGATTTCACGATCGTCGTCGGCTACGACGACGAGTACATCGTCGAGGACGGCGGCTGTACCTGCAAGGACAGCGAATACAACCTCGACGCGGACGATCCGACCGAGAAATGCTGGCACTCGCTGGCCGTCGCGATCGCTCGTCGAGTCGGCCACGTCGACTACCACGATATGTGGTACTCGGAGGTCCGCGAACTGCTGTAGCCGATTACCGTTGTGCGTAACTGTTATTGCCGTCGTTTCGGGTTCGAATTACCGGTCGGTCGATCGATTTCCGTCATTCGGATTCGTTGCAAGCGGCGATAATGACTTTCGCATCGTCGATCAGCCGATTCTCCATGTAGTTCCCTTTCCCTCTGCCGGCCCACTTGCGCTCCTGGTCGATAATCGAGAGGAACTCGAGTTCCGAAAGGATGTCCCGGACGCGCCGGAGCTTCAGATGCTCGGACTGATCGCGATCGCACAATCGCTTGTACAGGTCGTACGCTTCGTTCGTCGTTATCGGCGCGTCGTCCCCCTCCTTTTGCTGGGTGAGCAGCGCCATCGCCTCGAGAACCAGTTTCGCGTGACTCGGGCTCTTGGAGATCAGTTCGGCGAGGCGACTGGTCTCCTCGCGCTCGTGAGCGTGATCGACGCAGTCCTCCGTGACGGCGTCGTGGTCGTTCTCCTCGGCGATCTCGCCGGCGAATCGGAGGATATCGATCGCTTTTCGCGCGTCGCCGTGTTCGCGGGCTGCGAGCGCGGCGACGCGAGGGACGACGCCGTCCTCGAGAACGCTCTCGTGGAACGCGTCGGAGCGCGACCGGAGAATCTCTCGGATCTGGGTCGCGTCGTACGGGGAGAAGACGTACTCCCGCTCACAGAGGCTCGATTTGATCCGCTCGTCCAGCGAGTCCTTGTACCGGACTTTGTTCGAGATTCCGATGACGCCGATCGTGCTCTCGGTGAGTTTTCCCGATTCGACCGCCCGCGAGAGCTGCATCAGGATTTCGTCGTCTTCGATCTTGTCCACTTCGTCCAGGATGATCAGCGCGACATCGTACCGAGTGTCGACGATGCGCCAGAGGCGGCGGTAATACTCG is a window encoding:
- a CDS encoding tRNA (guanine(26)-N(2))-dimethyltransferase; the protein is MRVTEGGVELEVPGEQTEGIEEAVFYNPRQELNRDLTIATLRAYREREDRATSYLDAMTASGVRGVRAAADGWEVTCCDVDEEAVALARENLERNDCDERARVEHRNVSALMHEEPFDVIDLDPYGTPMPFADAAFANCRDLVCVTATDTAPLCGAHFNSGVRSYSAIPRNTDYHAEMGVRILISALARSAARVDVGVEPLLTHATSHYVRTYLELEHKPTAADAAIDELGHLYHCEDCLYRESDSGLIADPLETCPHCGGNRMLTAGPVWLGPVRNPTFVAAVRDEIPYTFDTAPKARELCDALSAELDEPTHYDQHKLCRNWGLPANAMDEFLTDLREAGYAASRAHYGGTTFKTDASVGEIRAATEGNLD
- a CDS encoding YihY/virulence factor BrkB family protein translates to MINRGRGVDLTRRVLRLAKDQQLTLLAAGVAFYGFLSLVPLMLLALGLAASIGGEALADRLSAAATDILTVQAQTLLADAVTDETGRRGATVVGILGLLWGSSRVLRGLDRAFSQVYGTVGEKSLLDTIWDATIVSIVIAVGLALLGALELVVRFLPGLEVTIAVAVVGQLFVVLGLFVTFLPLYVIFPDANVGIREAAPGTVIAAVGWFVLSRTFSLYAGLLSEYAVYGALGAVFLVLVWLYAGAIILVFGAVLNAVLANREVDRQLQSPGHRQIPTEAMTDDATGADEGATEDRASDRASARASRTSARTRDRADDPEVLREEIERLRDRVDAFEDDVESRTVRKESLESELKRYVRRRVRRGHATDWGPYLVLLYGTAMSIAAFYFLAGGWSILAMFVVWTSTLGLYVLMVLFGFGISLLGLPGRLRNAIGDRRS
- a CDS encoding Cdc6/Cdc18 family protein is translated as MSDSMDYFGSENEIFRNKELLQVSHLPDGDRIIGREDELTNLANAIKPATRGNTPNNVLVYGKTGTGKSLCSKFITNHAVERAKDNDVSIGVAYVDCLQESTETQAVQSAGHQLNEQTETEISIPHSGLSTAEYYRRLWRIVDTRYDVALIILDEVDKIEDDEILMQLSRAVESGKLTESTIGVIGISNKVRYKDSLDERIKSSLCEREYVFSPYDATQIREILRSRSDAFHESVLEDGVVPRVAALAAREHGDARKAIDILRFAGEIAEENDHDAVTEDCVDHAHEREETSRLAELISKSPSHAKLVLEAMALLTQQKEGDDAPITTNEAYDLYKRLCDRDQSEHLKLRRVRDILSELEFLSIIDQERKWAGRGKGNYMENRLIDDAKVIIAACNESE